CATGGTTATCCTCCTTCCTCTCTTTGAAATTGATGCAGTCGGACTTGGAGCTCCTTGGTTTTGCAAGTATTTCTGTCCGGCTGGCACCCTGGAAGCCGGATTCCCGATGCTTATTTTGCAGCCTGATCTTCGAGCCACCTTAGGCCCGCTATTCTTTAACAAGCTCTTTATTCTTGTTATTTTTATAGTCTGGGCCGTTTTTGCCAGTCGGCCTTTCTGCCGAACGGCCTGCCCTCTTGGTGCATTCTATGCCCTGTTCAGCAAAATAAAACTGGTCAAATTAAGACTTAATTCCACCCAATGTACGAATTGTGCCGCCTGCCATAGTGTCTGCCCGATGGGGGTACGATTTAATGAGTCCCCCGACGACATGGAATGTATATCCTGCCTGGCCTGCAGTAAAGCCTGTAAATTCAATGCAATTGATCTTGAAATTGGTGGTGTGGCAATCACAAACCAATCATTTGCAGGTGGTCCTAGAAACAAAAAGAATCCTCAAGGATCCTTTTTTCGAGTCACCAACGATCATTGACAATCTCTCACCCTGACTGATATCTTTTCAAGAGCCACGTCAACCTTTGTGTCGTCGGTAGTTT
The Desulfobulbaceae bacterium DNA segment above includes these coding regions:
- a CDS encoding 4Fe-4S binding protein, whose protein sequence is MDLVRKLVQALFFFISNGFWNFPITRGIYQGPLKVVCSPGLNCYSCPAATTYCFLGSLQQLLAGVRMAIENSQFFVGFYVVGSMGLIGSFVGRMVCGWACPFGLLQELLYKIPSRKFGVWPPLRYVKYGLLLFMVILLPLFEIDAVGLGAPWFCKYFCPAGTLEAGFPMLILQPDLRATLGPLFFNKLFILVIFIVWAVFASRPFCRTACPLGAFYALFSKIKLVKLRLNSTQCTNCAACHSVCPMGVRFNESPDDMECISCLACSKACKFNAIDLEIGGVAITNQSFAGGPRNKKNPQGSFFRVTNDH